A genome region from Schistocerca americana isolate TAMUIC-IGC-003095 chromosome 1, iqSchAmer2.1, whole genome shotgun sequence includes the following:
- the LOC124615860 gene encoding 60S ribosomal protein L26 produces the protein MKLNKLVSSSRRKNRKRHFTAPSHIRRRLMSAPLSKELRQKYNVRTMPIRKDDEVQVVRGHYKGQQVGKVVQVYRKKFVIYIERIQREKANGASVYVGIHPSKTVIVKLKMDKDRKKIIDRRSKGRLAALGKEKGKYTEESAAATAMETS, from the exons ATGAAGCTGAACAAGTTGGTGTCGTCGTCGCGTAGGAAGAATCGTAAGAGGCACTTTACAGCACCATCGCATATCAGAAGACGTTTGATGTCTGCGCCCTTATCGAAAGAGCTTCGACAAAAGTACAATGTTCGTACGATGCCAATTCGTAAAGACGATGAAGTACAG GTAGTGAGAGGCCATTACAAAGGACAACAGGTGGGAAAAGTTGTCCAAGTTTATAGGAAAAAGTTTGTAATTTATATTGAAAGGATTCAGAGAGAGAAGGCTAATGGTGCCAGTGTCTATGTAGGAATCCATCCATCAAAG ACAGTAATTGTGAAACTAAAGATGGATAAGGACCGAAAGAAGATAATAGACAGGAGATCGAAGGGCAGATTGGCTGCTCTTGGGAAAGAGAAGGGAAAGTATACTGAAGAAAGTGCTGCAGCAACTGCAATGGAAACATCTTGA